The following proteins are co-located in the Osmia bicornis bicornis unplaced genomic scaffold, iOsmBic2.1, whole genome shotgun sequence genome:
- the LOC114882092 gene encoding uncharacterized protein LOC114882092 produces the protein MYEALQKIYQKKTEQERQLLMQDYYNFKFDKAKDVHMNVSELQNIVVKLKGLNEEISQNMLMSKILTILPEKLQYFSSAWDSTQADDKTLDNLISRLSLEEDKQGYPSMTNGLI, from the coding sequence ATGTATGAAGCTTTACAGAAGATTTATCAGAAGAAAACTGAACAAGAAAGACAGCTGCTTATGCAAgattattacaatttcaagTTTGATAAAGCCAAAGATGTACACATGAATGTCAGTGAGTTACAAAACATTGTGGTGAAGTTGAAGGGTTTAAATGAAGAAATCTCTCAAAACATGTTAATGtccaaaattttaacaattcttCCTGAAAAATTGCAGTATTTTAGTAGTGCTTGGGATTCGACACAAGCAGATGATAAAACTCTTGATAATCTTATCTCAAGATTATCTCTGGAAGAAGATAAACAGGGATATCCTTCAATGACAAATGGACTGATATAG
- the LOC123989260 gene encoding LOW QUALITY PROTEIN: uncharacterized protein LOC123989260 (The sequence of the model RefSeq protein was modified relative to this genomic sequence to represent the inferred CDS: substituted 1 base at 1 genomic stop codon) yields the protein MLKGNIVEKSLQQRIYSAVAAVLKAARQCKRRQMSTKDRIKKIEHLVQVGVCQVLENLPTPLHAMISAQMRNVGKPIYGQRFTEEEKVLALSIYKQSPKAFRYLSKLFLLPSIETLRKLLSHIPLRAGICDNVFRELEERSEFFPNEKSSYAILLFDEIKLSPSLVYSPSMDIVEGFVDSGFSRSLDIADHAIVWMFKGIDGVRPWKQPVAYSFCRGTSFAEIIVRMFKELVRRACQADIVVVASACDQGSTNCKAIQCLIDYSKKNAFQQSNPLRHDIIVIDENEIVPLFDPPHLLKCMRNNLLTKDLQFNLADNLPRVAKXSHVEDLYFINSSNASSQDRVLKKLTAKHVVVDKIRKMKVKYCAQVFSQSVGSVLQKPQYLGCRH from the coding sequence ATGCTGAAGGGCAACATCGTGGAGAAGTCCCTGCAGCAACGAATCTACAGCGCCGTGGCAGCGGTATTGAAGGCAGCGCGGCAATGCAAGCGGCGGCAGATGTCAACGAAGGACCGCATCAAGAAGATAGAGCATCTCGTGCAGGTAGGTGTATGCCAAGTTTTGGAAAACTTGCCTACACCCCTGCACGCGATGATTTCCGCCCAGATGCGCAACGTGGGAAAACCCATCTATGGACAACGCTTCACGGAAGAGGAAAAGGTATTAGCTTTAAGTATTTATAAGCAAAGCCCAAAAGCGTTCCGATATTtgtcaaaattatttcttttgccaAGTATCGAAACGCTTCGGAAATTATTGTCGCACATTCCACTAAGAGCTGGAATCTGCGACAACGTATTCCGTGAACTCGAAGAACGGTCCGAGTTCTTCCCAAATGAGAAAAGCAGTTACGCTATTCTGCTTTTCGACGAAATTAAGTTATCGCCGTCACTGGTCTACAGTCCTTCAATGGACATAGTTGAAGGATTTGTAGACTCCGGTTTTTCGCGTTCTTTAGATATCGCGGATCATGCCATAGTGTGGATGTTCAAAGGCATAGACGGAGTGCGACCTTGGAAGCAACCTGTCGCTTATAGTTTTTGTAGGGGTACTTCTTTCGCGGAGATCATCGTTAGGATGTTTAAAGAATTAGTTCGCCGTGCTTGTCAGGCCGACATTGTAGTTGTAGCCTCAGCTTGTGACCAAGGCAGCACGAATTGTAAGGCAATACAATGTCTAATAGATTATTCGAAGAAAAATGCCTTTCAGCAGTCGAATCCATTACGGCATGATATAATTGTaattgatgaaaatgaaatcgtACCGCTCTTCGATCCTCCGCACCTATTAAAGTGCATGCGGAACAATCTTTTGACTAAAGATTTGCAATTCAATTTAGCAGATAATCTTCCACGTGTGGCTAAATAGTCACACGTGgaagatttatattttattaatagcagTAATGCTTCTTCTCAGGACCGAGTTCTGAAGAAGCTTACTGCAAAGCATGTAGTAGTTGATAAAATTAGGAAAATGAAGGTGAAGTATTGCGCGCAGGTTTTTAGTCAATCGGTTGGGTCCGTACTGCAAAAACCCCAATATCTGGGATGTAGGCATTAA